GCAAAGACGACGCCTGACCGCATCATTTCTTCATTGAGCAGGAGCAGTCAGGAACCATCGCACACGCGGGAGGACGGGTCGTGCCAGGTGGAACATACTTGTACCGGTGCGACCACTGCCCACTCATCCTCGAAGTCGGCGGGGGAACCGCCTGGAGAGAGGACGGGACCGTCATTCAGGAGGACGTTTGGGTTGCGTGTGGGGCGTGTGGCACCATGCACCGGTTGGCCGAGCGCGACGGCATCTGTCAGGTGACTGCCTTCCCCGGTCCGGTTCGAGGGATGCGGCCCGTGACCATCCTCGATGCGTGTGGTGACCCGGCCGAAATCTCCGAGTTCGCGGTGGAAGGAGAGCTGCGTCAGGTTGGGGAACATGCCGGCGGCATCGCGAACCTTGGTCAACTCCCGTGCGGTCACTGCGGACAGATCGGACGGATGGTGACGGTAGCAGATTTGCGTGCTCCCGATGGTCGGTACCGCGATGTGGATTGCCCGGTTTGCGCCCACCCGCTGGACGGGTTCGGTTTGACGGATTGGATATGACCAACCACCCGAGTGATGCCGATCCGGTGTTACTTCTCCATTCGGCGGGTGAGTCGCTCAGTGCCGGATCGCTTCTACTTGTCGGTACAAACAGTTTTGACGGGGTGTGGCGTGCAAATCCAACTCGTCTACCAGACCTGGGACGGGGGCGCTCCGGTCACCAAGTTCCTTCTCCCCGAAGAATACTTCGACCCGCTGGAACCGGGGGAGAGTTATGAGGTTGACGGCGTGCCCAAGTACAACCACACGTGGCAGTACCTTGACGTGCCTCCGCGTCGACTGAAGTGGACGGTGGAGCGACGGTCGGGGACCGCGGACGACACGACGATACGCGCGCAGTACATGGACGGCGGGCAGTCCTGGATGACTCACCGAAGCGACCCGGATGGGTACGAGGAGATGATCCACTCTACCCAGATCGGTGACGGCCGATGTCACATCCTGCGAACCTGCCGGACCACGGGCGGGGGATGGGTGGTGCATCTCAACACGGTCATTGAAGGCGGGGACGACGGCACACAGCGAGAGAAGCGACTGGATGGTCCGTGGTCGTTTGACGAAGCGATGGACTACGGCCGGTTCGGTAATTCATGAGCGACCGTGCCCACCGGCACTCAGTAGGGGCATTACTCGGGCTTGGGCAGGTCAACGAACAGGTGGCGCTCCGAAAACGTGATCAAATGTTAGCATGGAACGGTTTTTATTGGAATTTACAGGGATTTATCGCGAAGCGCAGACACAAAAGACGGCAAAAACGGTAGCGCATGTTAGCAGCGCGGGGCAAAAAATGTCGAGATTGTAGCAACTCACCGCCAGGAAACGGGCGTTACGCGGCCCTCGCGAACGGTCGCTGCGCGAACGTGTGAAGCTCCCATACCGCATCGAGCATGGCGAAGAACCGCTCGCGCGAGTGGACCGCGGGGACTTGTGCCGCCCGCGTGCCCAGGGCCTTCCGCCAACCGGGGGCCGCGAGCAGTTCGCGAATCACTGCGGCCGTGCCACTCGGGTCGGTTCGCATGTCGATCGAAATGGCCGCGTCGCCGGTCGCGTTGAGTGTACGCAGGCCGAGCGGCGTGGTGACGACAGCGCGCCCGGCGGCCATCGCGTCCATCGCGGAAACGTATGGGCCCATAGCAGAATGAGCCGGCGCAACGATCACGCGCGACGCTTCGTACACGCCGGTTGTTGAAGGGAGTTTGGTAACCCGGAGATCGGCCACCGGGAACCGGTCCGCGACCGAACCCGCCACCGTGAGCCGAACGCCGCACGCACGCAGGTGAGGCAGGTACACGTGTCGGTAGAACCATTCGAGGTCCGCGAGATCACCGTTACACGCGCTGCCGCAAATGGTTATGTCGTGTTCTTCGTGTGCTTGCGACGGTGCCGCGTGCGCGGAACGCACCCAGAGGGGAACGTGGCGCGCGGACTTCACGCCGTGCTTGCGGGCCGCGTTCGCGTCGGCTTCGGTGGGGAACAGGACGTGGGTGAACAGGCGGTACAGTTCCGCTTCCACGCGGCCGAACGTGAACTTGTACTCGGCTTCGCGCACGGCCTGCGGCACAAGCTCCGAGGTGGCCGCCCGGCGCGCGTAACTGTCACCGACCGCGAGCACCGTTCGCGTGGTGTGCGGCAGCGCGTGAGCGAACGGGGCCGCACACACGTCCGTGGTGAAGAACACGTCCCACGGCTCGGAAGCAAGTGTGCGGAACGCACGCTCATTTGCGGCCCGTTCGCTCGCGTAAAGCAACTGGGCGAGTGCGGTTCCCGGTTCGTGTGCGGATTCCGGCGTGCAGTCGAGCGTGACGGTGCGCTCGCCGTCCTGCGCCGTGACACCCCAGGCAGGGATTTGCTGCATGACGCAATGAACGTCCCAGCCATGCGCGCGGAAGTAGTCGCGTTGCGCGAGCGCGGTGTGGCTCGCGCCGCACGCGGAATCGAACCGCCCCCAGGGGTGATAGAGCAGTACACGCACTCGGGCGCCCTCCGTGGCCGGTACTTGTTGTCAAACCGCGGTCCGCGCGCCGACTTTCGAGGTCGCGATGGTCGTTGGCTTCGTGCCGACCAACTGCGCGAGTAGGTTTTCCGGCGAGTGGTGGCTCAACCAGCGGGTGCGCGCTTCCGCCGCGGCCGCGCGATAATTCGGGTAATCGGCGACAACGTTCCGCAGCGCGCGGAGTAACTCGTGCTCGTCGCGCACGACTTCGCCGCTGCCGGCCAGTTGTTCGGAGGACATCCACGTGCCGGCCGAAACGATGGTCGGCTTCCCGGCCGCGACCGCCTCGGCGAAGATGCCGGAACTGCGTGAGCGATAGGCTTTTGGGTCGTAAAAGCACAGCACGATATCGGCCGAACTGAGCAGCCGGTAGTAATCGTCGGCGGGCACGAAACCGTCACGATACTGGCGCTCGACAACCGACTCCGGGTACGATTCCAGTTCCGCGAGGGCGCTGAGCATCGCGGGTTCGCGCTCTTCGGGGTGGATCGCGCCGGGCACGACGAACTGCACGCCCGTGCTCATCGCGCGCACGAGGGTGGGCAGTTTCGTGAAGCCTTTTTCCTTCCGCAAGTCGCCGAGGAACAGCACGCGGAGCGGTCCCGCTGTGGGCCGCAGAGGAGAAGGCGGGATCAGGTCGGCACGAAATGCGTGTGGGAGCACCCCGAATGGGAACCCCGCGAGTGTAGCGTAATCGGCCGCGAGTTCGGCGGTGTCCGTGTAGAACCGCACGTTGCCGGTTTCGGGGTACGCGCGGCACGCATCGAAGTACGCGCGGTGCGTGCGCGTGTGGAACGCCTCGACGGGCGACGGTTCGCGCTCCAGTTCGGAGGGCGAGAGCATCGTGTGCCGGTATTCGAGGTGGAACGTGGGCAGGCGCTCCGCGCCGACGCGCTGCACGAGCGCGAGCACCGCGAGCGCGTCGCGCCCGTAAGCCGTCGGGAAGTAGA
This region of Gemmata massiliana genomic DNA includes:
- a CDS encoding glycosyltransferase yields the protein MRVLLYHPWGRFDSACGASHTALAQRDYFRAHGWDVHCVMQQIPAWGVTAQDGERTVTLDCTPESAHEPGTALAQLLYASERAANERAFRTLASEPWDVFFTTDVCAAPFAHALPHTTRTVLAVGDSYARRAATSELVPQAVREAEYKFTFGRVEAELYRLFTHVLFPTEADANAARKHGVKSARHVPLWVRSAHAAPSQAHEEHDITICGSACNGDLADLEWFYRHVYLPHLRACGVRLTVAGSVADRFPVADLRVTKLPSTTGVYEASRVIVAPAHSAMGPYVSAMDAMAAGRAVVTTPLGLRTLNATGDAAISIDMRTDPSGTAAVIRELLAAPGWRKALGTRAAQVPAVHSRERFFAMLDAVWELHTFAQRPFARAA
- a CDS encoding glycosyltransferase family protein, with translation MAAKFLIVNNGMTEARGHFVETGVAIARAARRRGFDVLMGVHARCTGRGLPADLPTLPLFRVDHWGHIVDEIQPSAIPLRGELGPLCDTPIEAVLDGHATLRELLDARLAPLPQPKRNLKAKLAHFAKRALPPVVSGVFRALIPPAAFDHVRATARKRRGLPPVPTFETGAGHFGPLSTDAEGLLRRALGRIPPEHNEFVHYQMFAADLERFLTLSGAGPSDHVYFPTAYGRDALAVLALVQRVGAERLPTFHLEYRHTMLSPSELEREPSPVEAFHTRTHRAYFDACRAYPETGNVRFYTDTAELAADYATLAGFPFGVLPHAFRADLIPPSPLRPTAGPLRVLFLGDLRKEKGFTKLPTLVRAMSTGVQFVVPGAIHPEEREPAMLSALAELESYPESVVERQYRDGFVPADDYYRLLSSADIVLCFYDPKAYRSRSSGIFAEAVAAGKPTIVSAGTWMSSEQLAGSGEVVRDEHELLRALRNVVADYPNYRAAAAEARTRWLSHHSPENLLAQLVGTKPTTIATSKVGARTAV